The following are encoded together in the Solenopsis invicta isolate M01_SB chromosome 14, UNIL_Sinv_3.0, whole genome shotgun sequence genome:
- the LOC105199246 gene encoding inositol-trisphosphate 3-kinase homolog isoform X2, whose amino-acid sequence MSDFCRRTSTRPLWLQPSSKEQGARLSSHDSMGNKEHRRQKDGSSSGGGSSGSSSSSSTYNAFRQWRRTSLGSHGNRSSSTGSRSSSSLAKLPNDPATLRKMEQFPLVLSDATIPDEDLSLKFLALNALDLTAPASDVLLKNRLKSWFQLSGHPDGFAPAGPGTVWKRRTGGAENTERIVYETLSKEEALRDCIPRYYREVEYKGDTFIELQDLLFGFNDPHVMDIKMGTRTFLESEVSKTTARPDLYQKMIAVDPDAPTQLEHEQRAVTKLRYMQFREQQSSTCSHGFRIEAMKLPGAPPITDLKKIKSHTEVLDIIRQFLGKREDTRQKILVRLRSLRIKIEKSKYFETHEVIGSSIFMIYDSEKVGVWLIDFAKTREVPDGRRLTHRRPWEEGNHEEGFLYGLDNLISAIEEVRLYP is encoded by the exons GCCTCTCTGGTTGCAGCCCTCGAGCAAGGAGCAAGGAGCGCGATTGAGCAGTCATGACTCGATGGGCAACAAGGAGCATCGTCGACAGAAGGATGGGTCCAGCAGCGGCGGCGGAAGCAGtggtagcagcagcagcagcagcactTACAACGCCTTCCGTCAGTGGCGACGGACCTCACTGGGCTCCCATGGCAACCGGTCCAGCAGCACCGGCTCCAGATCATCCAGCTCGCTCGCCAAATTGCCCAATGACCCGGCCACCCTGCGAAAGATGGAGCAATTTCCCCTGGTTTTGTCCGACGCAACGATACCGGACGAGGATCTATCCTTGAAATTCCTCGCCCTG AATGCTCTGGATCTGACGGCGCCAGCCAGCGATGTGCTCTTGAAAAACCGACTGAAATCCTGGTTTCAATTATCGGGCCACCCGGACGGCTTTGCGCCAGCCGGACCCGGCACCGTCTGGAAGAGGCGGACGGGCGGCGCTGAAAACACGGAGCGCATCGTTTACGAAACCTTGAGCAAGGAGGAAGCGTTGCGGGACTGCATTCcgag ATATTACCGGGAGGTCGAGTACAAGGGCGATACGTTCATCGAACTGCAGGATCTGCTTTTCGGTTTCAACGATCCGCATGTGATGGACATCAAGATGGGCACGCGGACCTTCCTCGAATCCGAGGTGTCCAAAACCACCGCTAGGCCGGACCTCTATCAGAAGATGATCGCCGTCGATCCGGACGCGCCGACCCAGCTCGAGCACGAGCAACGCGCCGTGACCAAATTACGGTACATGCAGTTCCGCGAGCAGCAGAGCTCGACCTGCAGCCACGGTTTTCGCATCGAGGCGATGAAGCTGCCTGGTGCACCGCCGATCACCGATCTCAAGAAGATCAAGTCGCACACGGAGGTGCTCGACATCATAAGGCAATTCCTTGGCAAGCGCGAGGACACTCGCCAAAAGATCCTCGTGCGTCTTCGGAGCTTGCGAATCAAAATtgaaaagtcaaaatattttgaaactcATGAG gtGATCGGCAGTAGTATTTTCATGATTTACGATAGCGAAAAGGTGGGCGTCTGGTTGATAGATTTCGCAAAAACGCGGGAGGTGCCTGATGGACGGAGGCTCACGCACAGGCGTCCTTGGGAGGAAGGCAATCACGAAGAGGGTTTCTTGTATGGATTggataatttaatttcagcCATAGAAGAGGTCCGCCTTTATCCATAA
- the LOC105199246 gene encoding inositol-trisphosphate 3-kinase homolog isoform X1, whose translation MSSSVCHAPLPARMEAFTTRLCLRAVDQYERLLQTHFNKPSSKEQGARLSSHDSMGNKEHRRQKDGSSSGGGSSGSSSSSSTYNAFRQWRRTSLGSHGNRSSSTGSRSSSSLAKLPNDPATLRKMEQFPLVLSDATIPDEDLSLKFLALNALDLTAPASDVLLKNRLKSWFQLSGHPDGFAPAGPGTVWKRRTGGAENTERIVYETLSKEEALRDCIPRYYREVEYKGDTFIELQDLLFGFNDPHVMDIKMGTRTFLESEVSKTTARPDLYQKMIAVDPDAPTQLEHEQRAVTKLRYMQFREQQSSTCSHGFRIEAMKLPGAPPITDLKKIKSHTEVLDIIRQFLGKREDTRQKILVRLRSLRIKIEKSKYFETHEVIGSSIFMIYDSEKVGVWLIDFAKTREVPDGRRLTHRRPWEEGNHEEGFLYGLDNLISAIEEVRLYP comes from the exons CCCTCGAGCAAGGAGCAAGGAGCGCGATTGAGCAGTCATGACTCGATGGGCAACAAGGAGCATCGTCGACAGAAGGATGGGTCCAGCAGCGGCGGCGGAAGCAGtggtagcagcagcagcagcagcactTACAACGCCTTCCGTCAGTGGCGACGGACCTCACTGGGCTCCCATGGCAACCGGTCCAGCAGCACCGGCTCCAGATCATCCAGCTCGCTCGCCAAATTGCCCAATGACCCGGCCACCCTGCGAAAGATGGAGCAATTTCCCCTGGTTTTGTCCGACGCAACGATACCGGACGAGGATCTATCCTTGAAATTCCTCGCCCTG AATGCTCTGGATCTGACGGCGCCAGCCAGCGATGTGCTCTTGAAAAACCGACTGAAATCCTGGTTTCAATTATCGGGCCACCCGGACGGCTTTGCGCCAGCCGGACCCGGCACCGTCTGGAAGAGGCGGACGGGCGGCGCTGAAAACACGGAGCGCATCGTTTACGAAACCTTGAGCAAGGAGGAAGCGTTGCGGGACTGCATTCcgag ATATTACCGGGAGGTCGAGTACAAGGGCGATACGTTCATCGAACTGCAGGATCTGCTTTTCGGTTTCAACGATCCGCATGTGATGGACATCAAGATGGGCACGCGGACCTTCCTCGAATCCGAGGTGTCCAAAACCACCGCTAGGCCGGACCTCTATCAGAAGATGATCGCCGTCGATCCGGACGCGCCGACCCAGCTCGAGCACGAGCAACGCGCCGTGACCAAATTACGGTACATGCAGTTCCGCGAGCAGCAGAGCTCGACCTGCAGCCACGGTTTTCGCATCGAGGCGATGAAGCTGCCTGGTGCACCGCCGATCACCGATCTCAAGAAGATCAAGTCGCACACGGAGGTGCTCGACATCATAAGGCAATTCCTTGGCAAGCGCGAGGACACTCGCCAAAAGATCCTCGTGCGTCTTCGGAGCTTGCGAATCAAAATtgaaaagtcaaaatattttgaaactcATGAG gtGATCGGCAGTAGTATTTTCATGATTTACGATAGCGAAAAGGTGGGCGTCTGGTTGATAGATTTCGCAAAAACGCGGGAGGTGCCTGATGGACGGAGGCTCACGCACAGGCGTCCTTGGGAGGAAGGCAATCACGAAGAGGGTTTCTTGTATGGATTggataatttaatttcagcCATAGAAGAGGTCCGCCTTTATCCATAA
- the LOC105199246 gene encoding inositol-trisphosphate 3-kinase homolog isoform X3, with product MGNKEHRRQKDGSSSGGGSSGSSSSSSTYNAFRQWRRTSLGSHGNRSSSTGSRSSSSLAKLPNDPATLRKMEQFPLVLSDATIPDEDLSLKFLALNALDLTAPASDVLLKNRLKSWFQLSGHPDGFAPAGPGTVWKRRTGGAENTERIVYETLSKEEALRDCIPRYYREVEYKGDTFIELQDLLFGFNDPHVMDIKMGTRTFLESEVSKTTARPDLYQKMIAVDPDAPTQLEHEQRAVTKLRYMQFREQQSSTCSHGFRIEAMKLPGAPPITDLKKIKSHTEVLDIIRQFLGKREDTRQKILVRLRSLRIKIEKSKYFETHEVIGSSIFMIYDSEKVGVWLIDFAKTREVPDGRRLTHRRPWEEGNHEEGFLYGLDNLISAIEEVRLYP from the exons ATGGGCAACAAGGAGCATCGTCGACAGAAGGATGGGTCCAGCAGCGGCGGCGGAAGCAGtggtagcagcagcagcagcagcactTACAACGCCTTCCGTCAGTGGCGACGGACCTCACTGGGCTCCCATGGCAACCGGTCCAGCAGCACCGGCTCCAGATCATCCAGCTCGCTCGCCAAATTGCCCAATGACCCGGCCACCCTGCGAAAGATGGAGCAATTTCCCCTGGTTTTGTCCGACGCAACGATACCGGACGAGGATCTATCCTTGAAATTCCTCGCCCTG AATGCTCTGGATCTGACGGCGCCAGCCAGCGATGTGCTCTTGAAAAACCGACTGAAATCCTGGTTTCAATTATCGGGCCACCCGGACGGCTTTGCGCCAGCCGGACCCGGCACCGTCTGGAAGAGGCGGACGGGCGGCGCTGAAAACACGGAGCGCATCGTTTACGAAACCTTGAGCAAGGAGGAAGCGTTGCGGGACTGCATTCcgag ATATTACCGGGAGGTCGAGTACAAGGGCGATACGTTCATCGAACTGCAGGATCTGCTTTTCGGTTTCAACGATCCGCATGTGATGGACATCAAGATGGGCACGCGGACCTTCCTCGAATCCGAGGTGTCCAAAACCACCGCTAGGCCGGACCTCTATCAGAAGATGATCGCCGTCGATCCGGACGCGCCGACCCAGCTCGAGCACGAGCAACGCGCCGTGACCAAATTACGGTACATGCAGTTCCGCGAGCAGCAGAGCTCGACCTGCAGCCACGGTTTTCGCATCGAGGCGATGAAGCTGCCTGGTGCACCGCCGATCACCGATCTCAAGAAGATCAAGTCGCACACGGAGGTGCTCGACATCATAAGGCAATTCCTTGGCAAGCGCGAGGACACTCGCCAAAAGATCCTCGTGCGTCTTCGGAGCTTGCGAATCAAAATtgaaaagtcaaaatattttgaaactcATGAG gtGATCGGCAGTAGTATTTTCATGATTTACGATAGCGAAAAGGTGGGCGTCTGGTTGATAGATTTCGCAAAAACGCGGGAGGTGCCTGATGGACGGAGGCTCACGCACAGGCGTCCTTGGGAGGAAGGCAATCACGAAGAGGGTTTCTTGTATGGATTggataatttaatttcagcCATAGAAGAGGTCCGCCTTTATCCATAA